The Malus domestica chromosome 10, GDT2T_hap1 nucleotide sequence GAAACACGCATTATCCGTGTAAGAAAGGACATTTCCTGGCAGGAGCTTATACATAAAGCTTTGTCAATTTATAACCAAGTGCATGTAATTAAATACCAGCTTCCTGGAGAGGAACTTGATGCTTTAGTTTCTGTATCTTGTGACGAGGATCTGCAGAATATGATGGAAGAATGGAATGAAGTAGAAGATAAAGAAGGACCACAAAAGCTTAGGATGTTTTTGTTCTCCATGAGTGATTTGGAGGATGCTCAGTTTGGTCTGCACAGTGTGGATGGTGATTCTGAGGTTCAGTATGTAGTTGCTATCAATGGAATGGACCTGGGGTCAAGAAAAAATTTGGCATTACATGGTTTGACGAGCACTCTAGCAAATAATTTAGATGAGTTCAATGGACAACATATTGAGAAGGAGACAAGTAGGGTTGCAAAAGACTCGATAGGGGTAGGCTCTTTGAATTCAACTGCTAATTTTGTTACATCGAGAACTGTTCAATCTTCCGAGCCAATCCTGCCTAACTCTTCAAATGCCTATGAAACCTATCCTCCTTTTCAGCATACCCAGGTGATGCATATTGGACAAAATATGCAGCACCCATTGCACAATGGCCATGCCCTTCCAAGTCACTCCCCATTTGGAGGAACTGTTTCAGTGTCTCATCATGGGATTCTGAATCCACAAGGAGGTTCAATTGAAGGGCAGCCATCCAGTGGCTCAAGAGAACAGAATTTCGAGATGCCAGTAAAGGAGGTGAAACCCAAACGTGATGGTTTACTGCAGCCAGAGAGTGACCCTGAAAAACTCCGCCCCTCAGGGGTAGAGAACTCTGTTCCTTTACAGCCACATGATGGAAATTTGATGAACTATCTTCCTGTTgaagaagcatcaaaagatgAAAGAAAGTGCCAGGAACCTGAAAAGGTTGCTTCATCAATTGATTCAGGGAACCCAATGCTGGTGCAAAAATCTAGTGAAGTTGAGGATAGCTTCACAGCTAGCAATGCATTTGCTCCTGCTTGTACTGACCATTTGTCCAATGGAGTTGATTCGGGTTACCATGAGCTACCTGTGCTTCCTAAGAGAGTCTACTACTCAGAAAGAATTCCCAGGGAGCAGGCAGAGTTGCTGAATCGATCAACAAAGTCAGATGATTCTCATGGTTCTCCGTTTCTCGTTACTCATTCACGTTCTGATATCACCCAGCAGGATTCAGTCATGGAAGGAGTTAACAAATTACAGGAACATGGCAACCTTGCTCCCCCGACTGAACAATCTACCCCAACAACAGGTACCGATGCTCAAACCGTTGATGATGGATTCATCCAACCTCAAAAGTACAAAGAATTTGCTGATTCAGTTTCTCAGATGAATGCAAAGCTTTTGCAAGATGTAGATGGTGAAGTAAAGCGGGCATTGCCAAACCATATGGTTGATAACATTGCAGAAGCTGGATCTGAGTTTCCAGATATAAGTCAGCTACCTTCTGGAAAGCAACATGAGGTATCTGCATCTAATCATTCGGAGGTTAATCAGAAAGAGGACACCAGCAAGGATCCAAGGACTGTTGACACTATGGGACATGCAGAGCCCAATTCTTTGACAGGGAAGTTTTCTAAAGATGTTTCTCAAGCAGCAGCTTCAGTTGGTGTTTCTACCCCAGTGCAGGGAGACATCATTATTGATATTGAAGAACGATTTCCCCGTGATTTCCTGTCAGATATATTCTCCAAGGCAATACTTTCCGAAGACTCCCCTGATATTGGTTTGCTGCAAAAGGATGGAACTGGTTTGAGCTTAAATATGAAAAATCATGAACCAAGACACTGGTCATATTTCCAGAAGTTGGCACAAGAAGGGTTTGATAAAAAAGATGTTTCTCTTATGGACCAGGATCTTGGTTTTCCGCCTGTGATTGGAAATGAGGACAGTAGATCTTATCATGTTACACCGTTAACAGCAGAAGGAGCTGGTTCTCAGCCTAAATTTGCAGAAGACATGCACACAGAGTTGCCTGGAATGGCTAAAGCTAACGCAACAGCTCTGCACTCTAATTATGGTCATTCCCAAGTGAAGGACACTGAAAGTATGCAATTTGAGGGAATGATGGAAAACATAAGAGCGCAAGAGTCGGAGTATGAGGTAGTCTTTTGATCAGTTCTCATTTTTCTTAACAAAGTGCTCCTTTGCTAACAATGTTTCATTTACTCTTTTATCAAAAAATGTTTCATTTACTTTGATATAGGATGGGAAGTCTGCAAGCAGAAGAGCTGGTTTACCTCCTTTAGATCCTTCTCTGGGAGATTTTGATATCAGTACCTTGCAGGTGTGATGCTTACATGTTCAATAACTTGATACGAAAGTTTTCTCTTAATAACTTGGTTAGGTAAACTGATACCTATTAATGATTGATTATAGCAAAAGAGAtacagaaataaataaaaataaaaaataaaaaatttgacttCATTCGAGTGTAGCTCATAGTAGAAAAAGCGTTTTTTAGTCTTGTTAGAGCTTGGCTTAGGATTTGAATCTGGATCATATTTGTGTGTGAGTCCATGCATGTATTGGTGCATggtcacacacacacagagaatcATTCCTAACTTTTAATGTGTAATGTTTTTCCATTCATTAATTGTATTACGGAAATTTTGAACATTCTGGATGGTCTTTGGTTGTTTTATTGTTGTTAGAGAAGTTAGTTCCCCAGTTACTTGGTTATTCTTTCTTTTATACATCTAAACAGGCTTGCTACTAAATGCACAGGACCTGTTATTTATGGCATTAGTTAAACTACTTTGTCCAATGGTAAAGACTTTCCATTTTACATCTgtttgattctttcttcttcattgACATGATAGTTAATAAAGAACGAAGATCTCGAACAGCTGAAGGAACTGGGTTCTGGTACCTTTGGGACTGTGTACCATGGAAAATGGAGGGGCAGTGATGTTGCCATTAAGAGACTAAATAAGGGCTGCTTCACCGGGAGATCATCAGAGCAAGAGAGATTGGTAGCCATTCCTCCCCACCTCTGAATTTTGTAATGAAACTCGCATTCATTGATGCAAGTGGACGAAATATGATCTCATATTTTTGTTGCTTCTATGAcacgttaatattttacttTTCAAAGCCTTATTGGTAATTCTAACTCCATTGTCAGACTATAGAGTTCTGGCGGGAAGCTGACattctttcaaagcttcaccatccaAATGTTGTGGCGTTTTATGGTGTGGTGCAAGATGGACCAGGGGGAACACTTGCTACTGTTACGGAGTACATGGTTGATGGTTCTCTTAGGCATGTCTTACTTCGAAAAGACAGGTAACAGGTGGTTGTATACCGTTCTATATGTTACTAGTTTGTTTTGTGCTCTCAGATAATCAAGTTCACTGTTTCTGAATGgaagcaatttttttctttctttttcacctTCTTTGAATCTTTGAACGCAGGTATCTCGATCGCCGCAAGCGACTAATAATTGCCATGGATGCAGCATTTGGAATGGAATATTTACACTCAAAGAATATTGTGCATTTTGACTTGAAGTGTGACAACTTACTTGTGAACCTAAAAGATCCTGCGCGTCCAATTTGCAAGGTAATTATTATGAAATTACTGTATTGAACTAGGAAAATgattatttttctctctttgcaACTTACATTGAACATTCTAATAATACGTATGGCTTCCCAGGTCGGTGATTTTGGGCTTTCAAAAATTAAGCGAAATACCCTGGTTTCTGGTGGTGTACGGGGAACGTTACCATGGATGGCCCCAGAGTTGCTGAATGGCAGCAGCACGAAGGTCTCCGAAAAGGTAAGAtttatttttgagtttttgagtttaaaattaTTTAGTTTATTATGTATCTTTTACAATGGAGATAGAAGTAGATAGATAAGAAGTAGATAGAAGTATATATCTTTTATAGGGTCTGATTAATGTCGAATGACCTGGTAGACGCACTTCATTGCTTCCCTCGTCTGACTCTTGATTAAATGTTGCAGGTTGATATTTTCTCCTTTGGCATTGTCTTATGGGAGATTCTCACTGGCGAGGAGCCGTACGCCAACATGCACTATGGAGCAATTATAGGTAATTGTTTTTACTCTCTTCCTTTCGTTGGGGTTGTGCTTGCATGTCAATATTGTTGCACCGCTTAAAGACTGATGTTTGCCTCTGGATTTAATTTTTTCGAATTTTGAATACCTGCAGGAGGCATTGTAAATAACACATTGAGACCCACCATTCCAAGTTATTGTGATCCCGAATGGAAAACGCTTATGGAGCAGTGTTGGGCCCCTAATCCTGCAGCCAGGCCATCGTTCACAGAAATCGCCAGATGCTTACGAGCAATGACTACGGCTAGCCAACCTAAAGCACACGGTCACAAAGCTCCTAAATAATAATATGAACACTTGTGTCGGTTTTGCACTATTTAGACGCGATGTTTATTCGTTCAATCGTTAACTCATAAGATAGTGTGTATGATATCTGATCGGAGCACAGATCCATGGTTTCCACTATTTCCGGAATGGAATTGGCTCCGATCAAGCAGTtccttttgttttactttattccCAAGAAACTCACGAAATTGTAGCGAGTTGTCTGAGCTTTTGGAAAGAGAATGCAGAGTTTGGTTTTTGCTGTGCACCTATATACATGCATTTATTTTATGCCAGTTTGCCAACATATCAGTAAGAATATGTTTAGGAATCAAATTTTAGCATCATTGTGTTCCTTGATCACAAGTTATTACTTCCCAACAGACTATATGCCAATGGCTTAACCGAATCGACGAGCTGCGAGCCTGCGACGACAGATTATATGACGGGGCGGGTTACTAGGAGTCTAGGAGGAAGAAAGGCTGCGCGCTTGCCATGCTGATGCAAGTATTTTCGGCCTGCCTTTCCACCTTAGGAAACAACCCTTCTCACTAGCCAAAGTGTAGCCATCACAGCCATAAACAGATAGCATCATCCTTGCTTGACTTGTACACTTCAACACCGTCTCTTGAAACCCGGCTCGCCCTAATTGCCTTCTCCACTGGTCTGCCCTCTCAGGCCTCTCAATCCTGTTTGAGCCCTCGAAAGTGACAATGTTTCTGACTTCGTCCGCGAAAATGCTGCCTCTTGATCTTCATCCTCTGAGGGCTGTTTCGCGCGAGGCTAGCGTCGGGTTAGTCGAAAATTGCTGAGTAAAAGTGAAGAGACTCGAGGAATCTCCCGAGGAAAAGTGACCCGTTGTGGTTTGCATCTTGTTCCACCAATGTAAGCACAGATGGACCTAATTTCCTCAAAGCTTGAAGTTTGCCTTCAGAGAGCCTCTACTCTCTTTGACCTACGTACGCAAGTGCATGATGCTATTGATAAATAATGCTTCCCCTTCTCTCAAGTCCAGGTTCTCTCTAGTTAGAAGTGATGGTGTCACCGGCTCCGATATCAAATTGAATTCTGTTAGCATCCCTAGTGAGGTAGCCTCCTCCATCAAGGCTCTCATGCCATCTTCAAGCTCAAACGGATTGTGATCTTCAACGAGTCCCTTGGTCCACACCATGACTCACCTCCTCAACCCTGGGCAGCATCTTGGTTTTTGAAACCGGAAGATCACCCACTGGGCCACTCATATCCACatgatcttcttcttcttccatcaTAATCAAAACATCTCCATACAGATCATCCACCATTGAAAATATCTCAATCCCATCTTGATCAAAGTACTCAATACTCAATGCTGCTACTACTACTACCACTACTTTGTTGTTTCTCCATGGATTGAATGTCATTATCACCAATGCAAATGCAATGATCCATGTTGATGAAGCTGTCGACAAATTCGTCGACCTCGGAAGGAGGCAAGCATGGAGTGCTAGAGATGTGAGAGGGTGATGAAAAATTCAATCTCATTTAGTATTTCCTCCCACTCcgcacctccacctccacctcctccttgTTCTTGCTCAAGTCGCGCCGGACAAACCCTCCGAATGGCGAGATCATGGTTAGGCTCTCATGCAAGGGGAAGGAGAGCCAAGCATTGAAGCCTTCCAGTGCTAGGTTTTGGAGGAGTTTCTAGGGAGAGAACATCAAGAGGAGAATACACGCCTAGAGGTTTAGGAACTCAGTGGTTCCCCTACTCACATACTGTAAAATGTTTAGAATATTCCCTACTCATATGTTGTTACAACTAATTCTTGAAGGTAGGATAAGCTTTGGACATTTAGAAACTGATAAAAATCAAGCACCAATCGTGCGCGTAAGTGTTTTTTAATGGTAAATTACTATAAAATTCACATTTAATCAGTGATCCAAAATTGTCACGCACGCTTCGACGATTGACCGTAGCATAACTCTAATAAGTTTCACATCTCACATGAAACAAATAGGCATCATACTTatggcgcgtttactaatccgtaatcaaattgagaggaattggattgagggggaattggattgaggaggaattgaaatgaggtggaatcagaatcagattcctgttgaagttgtttactaaaactgtcaggaatcggagtaggaatgatgttgagtccatataagttgtttactaattcatttcaatcggaatgaaaactaggttgattactatattgcccttacataaataaattattttcatactaataatttaattaaattcttaattaaatttatataataaaattcatctatataagcatgtataaataggttttatttatttattaaaagatgacaaaaatgatattgagtctatataagttgtttactaattcacttcaatcggaatgaaaactaagttgatgactaaattgcccttacataaataaattattttcatactaattaattaaattaaattcttaattaaatttatataataaaattatctatataaaaaaatataaataggttttatttatttattaaaaatgacataatgagtgtcaaatgaagggcaatgttgggataataagaaacaagtgaGGGCATAATTGGAATAAAATATGCATTCCTGATTCCCTTGCCCTTAGGGAATTCAAATACCTCACAAAACTAGGGAATCCGGTTCCTCCAATTTCAGGAATTGGATTCCTTGTTTCGTGTGGGCTCCACCACTTTTTTGATTCCTTAATATTTAGTAAACACCGGAATACTCCGTAATCGAAATTCAATTCCCTTTCTTTATTCCGATTACCCTTACGTAAACATGCCATTAATGGTTATGCATCATATTGGGATGTCCCACCCTCCCTGAAAGGGAACATGATAAGGGGGGAACAGcaagttttattgttattaGATGTAGAAGGGTTTATTATGAGCAGCCACAGCATTAAAAACAAACAGTTTGGgagttttgatttttgagtCGGTAACCGCAACAATTAGTGTGGGGCCCGCAGCTTTATTTGGGTGTCATTTGTTGTTTGTCACAAGTCCTCCTCGCCTTGGTCGGCCGACAAGCAATGAGACGGAGGATGTGGCCTCGGCTCCTCTGCTGCTTTGCTTGCAACCGATTTGGTTTTAGAGCAAGAGTGATGTTATCTGTACActcttttttatcttttatacTTTTTCAATTTACGGTCGAGTCACCTTTCACATCCACCCCAACGACCCTAGGTTTGAGAGGTTTTGTATAGTTGacctaaaattcaaatataagcGCAAAATAACACCACTTGAGCTCAAATAAGGACTTGAATGCCACCTGGTAGTGCACAAGTCTAACATATGAACAAGGTTTTGTGTGGGAGGATGTCTTGGTCCCTAGG carries:
- the LOC103445865 gene encoding uncharacterized protein — translated: MPEQLRTHKQFQDNSMEPGRDDYEPASQSYMPDSLSSMHSDMRSNDFIPEVKPAHNFSIQTGEEFSLQFMLDRVNHRIPLHPNAVGDPNYATNYVELKGILGISHTGSESGSDTSMLHIADRGPKQFERKSSALYDNRNKYASVQSVPRALSGYGNSHVHGYASYAASDSSSMKMKVLCSFGGKILPRPSDGKLRYVGGETRIIRVRKDISWQELIHKALSIYNQVHVIKYQLPGEELDALVSVSCDEDLQNMMEEWNEVEDKEGPQKLRMFLFSMSDLEDAQFGLHSVDGDSEVQYVVAINGMDLGSRKNLALHGLTSTLANNLDEFNGQHIEKETSRVAKDSIGVGSLNSTANFVTSRTVQSSEPILPNSSNAYETYPPFQHTQVMHIGQNMQHPLHNGHALPSHSPFGGTVSVSHHGILNPQGGSIEGQPSSGSREQNFEMPVKEVKPKRDGLLQPESDPEKLRPSGVENSVPLQPHDGNLMNYLPVEEASKDERKCQEPEKVASSIDSGNPMLVQKSSEVEDSFTASNAFAPACTDHLSNGVDSGYHELPVLPKRVYYSERIPREQAELLNRSTKSDDSHGSPFLVTHSRSDITQQDSVMEGVNKLQEHGNLAPPTEQSTPTTGTDAQTVDDGFIQPQKYKEFADSVSQMNAKLLQDVDGEVKRALPNHMVDNIAEAGSEFPDISQLPSGKQHEVSASNHSEVNQKEDTSKDPRTVDTMGHAEPNSLTGKFSKDVSQAAASVGVSTPVQGDIIIDIEERFPRDFLSDIFSKAILSEDSPDIGLLQKDGTGLSLNMKNHEPRHWSYFQKLAQEGFDKKDVSLMDQDLGFPPVIGNEDSRSYHVTPLTAEGAGSQPKFAEDMHTELPGMAKANATALHSNYGHSQVKDTESMQFEGMMENIRAQESEYEDGKSASRRAGLPPLDPSLGDFDISTLQLIKNEDLEQLKELGSGTFGTVYHGKWRGSDVAIKRLNKGCFTGRSSEQERLTIEFWREADILSKLHHPNVVAFYGVVQDGPGGTLATVTEYMVDGSLRHVLLRKDRYLDRRKRLIIAMDAAFGMEYLHSKNIVHFDLKCDNLLVNLKDPARPICKVGDFGLSKIKRNTLVSGGVRGTLPWMAPELLNGSSTKVSEKVDIFSFGIVLWEILTGEEPYANMHYGAIIGGIVNNTLRPTIPSYCDPEWKTLMEQCWAPNPAARPSFTEIARCLRAMTTASQPKAHGHKAPK